A genomic region of Metopolophium dirhodum isolate CAU chromosome 1, ASM1992520v1, whole genome shotgun sequence contains the following coding sequences:
- the LOC132933285 gene encoding uncharacterized protein LOC132933285, with product MIKEAKYYSIILDCTPDVSHTEQMTLIVRSVLIDLKNKESNVNIHEHFPGFIPVESSTGMSLSDILIQRLRDLDILIQNLRSQGYDNGANMKAFTTRWQVLLKYITNLTLKPLSETRWESRIDALKPFRHYIGDIYDSLFDIVDNNNSDAMTKYEAECLFSKLMQKINFDISAALKLLERLLMYFPNLRYHNDEAFEKCILEATELAKEIDVEPVIQHSQGRILALRVVVVNLSFYVVGDVPNAEKKYNMLNNLRELDMRMMVVSIIGFDTNCAGREPMTIIRAPRTPYNRSPLTPRS from the exons ATGATAAAAGAAGCCAAATATTACAGCATAATTTTGGACTGCACTCCTGATGTTAGCCACACTGAACAAATGACCTTAATAGTTCGTTCTGTGTTAAtcgatttgaaaaataaagaatCAAATGTTAACATTCATGAACATTTTCCGGGGTTTATACCAGTTGAAAGTAGTACAGGGATGAGCTTAAGTGATATTCTTATTCAACGGTTACGTGATTTAGATATACTTATTCAAAATTTGCGAAGTCAAGGATACGATAACGGGGCTAACATGAAAG ctTTTACTACTCGTTGGCAGGttctcttaaaatatattacaaatctcACATTGAAGCCATTGAGTGAAACAAGATGGGAGAGTAGAATTGACGCCCTTAAGCCTTTTCGACATTACATAGGTGATATATATGATTCTTTATTTGATATAGTTGATAACAATAATTCGGATGCAATGACCAAATATGAAGCAGAATGCCTAT TTAGTAAGCttatgcaaaaaataaattttgacaTAAGTGCCGCATTAAAATTATTGGAAAGATTATTAATGTACTTTCCAAATTTAAGATATCATAACGATGAAGCATTTGAAAAGTGTATACTTGAGGCAACAGAACTAGCAAAAGAAATAGATGTTGAACCTGTTATTCAACATTCTCAGGGTAGAATTCTAGCACTACGTGTTGTTGTCGTTAACTTGTCGTTTTATGTTGTAGGAGATGTACCTAatgctgaaaaaaaatataatatg TTGAATAATTTGCGTGAATTGGATATGAGGATGATGGTGGTGTCGATAATAGGTTTTGATACAAACTGTGCGGGCCGGGAGCCTATGACGATAATACGCGCACCCCGGACACCTTATAATCGCTCACCACTAACACCTAGGTCTTAA
- the LOC132933286 gene encoding zinc finger MYM-type protein 1-like, which produces MRAEKSEKEHNRNVLKRLIDVSLFLAKNGLPFRGHKEKLNDGKSNNGLFLELVKLIANYDAVLCKHLLESKRNQTYLSNLIQNDIIEAMAQETLQLILKEVKIAKYFSIIIDSTIDISRDDQFSLSIRLVDQGGIIREHFLCFEELPGASADNFFDVLKKCLKKFDLDFSMCRGQSYDSASTMSGRYSGLQSKVKELSPLSLYIHCCAHNLNLVLIDSIKSSIDAVSLFGTLESLYTFLTSSLPRLHILEEEQKKQVEGIVLTLKKLSETRWASHKRAVDAVYFSLPAIVKTLKKISKGEIPNTKQKTVSEAQGLLLHIINFKFSFFLIMWRTILDKVYISSNYLQNSSINLLTAHSMIQACFIDIDSMRTIEVFMEVKEKAIVFCNGFDGRKQFDEPRCKKIKTNFGESTEVQSISSVDERFRINTYFVILDAFTNVLKYRFEDFSSIVRKFEILDPKKSFESRPSNEILVEPLIELSTFYQVDVEQENLILEYKSFCSMYNQLIAEIKNKKVFDNNMLKFMIENDMISSYPNLSTLYKIYYTLPISSATAERSFSRLKLIKTYLRSTIAEDRLSNLAVLSIERNVAEDMDYNNVIETFAKMKKRRKTF; this is translated from the coding sequence ATGCGAGCAGAAAAGTCTGAAAAAGAACATAATCGTAATGTTTTAAAACGTCTAATTGATGTATCCCTATTTCTTGCAAAAAATGGTCTCCCATTTAGAGGACATAAAGAAAAATTGAATGATGGAAAATCAAATAATGGACTGTTTTTAGAACTTGTTAAGCTTATAGCAAATTATGATGCAGTATTATGTAAACATCTATTAGAGTCAAAAAGAAACCAAACTTACCtaagtaatttaattcaaaatgatATAATTGAAGCTATGGCTCAAGAAACGTTACAGTTAATATTGAAAGAAGTAAAgatagcaaaatatttttctatcatAATTGATTCAACTATTGATATCAGTCGAGATGATCAATTTTCCTTAAGTATACGATTAGTGGATCAAGGTGGAATAATTAGAgaacattttttgtgttttgagGAGTTACCAGGGGCTTCTGCAGATAACTTTTTTGATgttcttaaaaaatgtttaaaaaaatttgatttagatTTTTCTATGTGTAGAGGTCAGTCGTATGATAGTGCTAGTACAATGTCTGGCCGTTATTCTGGTCTACAATCAAAAGTCAAAGAATTATCACCCCTTTCTTTGTACATTCATTGCTGTGCTCACAatctaaatttagttttaattgatTCTATCAAATCTTCCATCGATGCAGTTTCCTTATTTGGTACTTTAGAATCATTGTATACTTTTTTAACTAGCAGTTTGCCTAGATTGCATATTTTGGAAgaagaacaaaaaaaacaagtagAAGGTATTGTTTTGACATTGAAAAAACTTTCAGAGACAAGGTGGGCTAGTCATAAACGTGCTGTAGATGCAGTTTATTTTAGTTTACCTGCAATTGTTAAAACATTAAAGAAAATTAGCAAAGGAGAAATTcctaatacaaaacaaaaaactgtTTCTGAAGCTCAGGGTTTActtttacatataataaattttaaattcagtttttttttaattatgtggaGAACAATTTTAGACAAAGTATACAtatcatcaaattatttacagaaCTCTTCAATTAATCTATTAACAGCTCATAGCATGATTCAAGcttgttttattgatattgaCTCTATGAGAACAATTGAAGTATTCATGGAAGTTAAAGAAAAGGCAATAGTGTTTTGCAATGGATTTGACGGTAGAAAGCAGTTTGATGAACCtagatgtaaaaaaataaaaaccaattttggtGAAAGTACAGAAGTTCAGTCAATAAGTTCAGTTGATGAGCGATTTAGGATCAATacttattttgtcattttagaTGCATTTaccaatgttttaaaatatcgcTTTGAAGATTTTTCTAGTATTGTAAGAAAATTTGAAATCCTTGATCcaaaaaaatcttttgaaaGTAGACCCAGTAATGAAATTTTAGTTGAACCCCTTATAGAACTTTCTACATTTTATCAAGTAGATGTTGAACAAGAAAATCTTATTTTGGAGTACAAGTCGTTTTGTTCTATGTATAACCAATTAAttgcagaaataaaaaataaaaaagtatttgacaACAATATGTTAAAATTCATGATTGAAAATGATATGATTTCTTCATATCCAAATTTATCaacattgtataaaatatattatactctgccTATAAGTAGTGCAACTGCAGAAAGGTCATTTAGTAGGTTGAAGCTTATAAAAACATACCTCCGTTCTACAATTGCTGAGGATAGGTTGTCTAACTTGGCGGTTTTAAGCATAGAAAGAAATGTTGCTGAAGATATGGATTACAACAATGTTATTGAAACATTTGCCAAAATGAAGAAAAGAAGAAAAACTTTTTAG